A section of the Lepus europaeus isolate LE1 chromosome 10, mLepTim1.pri, whole genome shotgun sequence genome encodes:
- the LOC133768859 gene encoding heterogeneous nuclear ribonucleoprotein C isoform X2 has translation MASNVTNKTDPRSMNSRVFIGNLNTLVVKKSDVEAIFSKYGKIVGCSVHKGFAFVQYVNERNARAAVAGEDGRMIAGQVLDINLAAEPKVNRGKAGVKRSAAEMYGSSFDLDYDFQRDYYDRMYSYPARVPPPPPIARAVVPSKRQRVSGNTSRRGKSFNSKSGQRGSSSKSGKLKGDDLQAIKKELSQIKQKVDSLLESLEKIEKEQSKQGVEMKNDKSEEEQSSSSQKKDETNVKMESEGGADDSAEEGDLLDDDDNEDRGDDQLELIKDDEKEAEEGEDDRDSANGEDDS, from the exons ATGGCAAGCAATGTTACCAACAAGACAGATCCTCGCTCCATGAACTCCCGTGTATTCATTGGGAATCTCAATACTCTTGTGGTCAAGAAGTCTGATGTAGAGGCAATCTTCTCGAAGTATGGCAAAATTGTGGGCTGCTCTGTTCACAAGGGCTTTGCCTTTGTTCAGTACGTTAATGAGAGAAATGCCCGAGCTGCAGtagcaggagaggatggcagaATGATTGCTGGCCAGGTTTTAGATATTAATCTGGCTGCAGAGCCAAAAGTGAACCGAGGAAAAGCAGGTGTGAAACGATCTGCAGCGGAGATGTACGG CTCCTCTTTTGACTTGGACTATGACTTTCAACGGGATTATTATGACAGGATGTACAGCTACCCAGCAcgtgttcctcctcctcctcctattgcTCGGGCTGTAGTGCCCTCTAAACGCCAGCGTGTATCAGGAAACACCTCAAGAAGGGGAAAAAGTTTCAATTCTAAGAGTGGACAACGAGGATCTTCTTCCAAGTCTGGAAAGTTGAAAGGAGATGACCTCCAGGCCATTAAGAAGGAGTTGTCTCAGATAAAACAAAAAGTGGATTCTCTGCTGGAAAGCctggaaaaaattgaaaaggaacaGAGCAAACAAGGAGTAGAGATGAAGAATGAtaagtcagaagaggagcagagcaGCAGCTCCCAGAAGAAAGATGAGACTAATGTGAAGATGGAGTCTGAGGGGGGTGCAGATGACTCTGCTGAGGAGGGGGACCTACtggatgatgatgataatgaagaTCGGGGGGATGACCAGCTGGAGTTGATCAAGGATGATGAAAAAGAGGCTGAGGAAGGAGAGGATGACAGAGACAGCGCCAATGGCGAGGATGACTCTTAA
- the LOC133768859 gene encoding heterogeneous nuclear ribonucleoprotein C isoform X1: MASNVTNKTDPRSMNSRVFIGNLNTLVVKKSDVEAIFSKYGKIVGCSVHKGFAFVQYVNERNARAAVAGEDGRMIAGQVLDINLAAEPKVNRGKAGVKRSAAEMYGSVPEHPSPSPLLSSSFDLDYDFQRDYYDRMYSYPARVPPPPPIARAVVPSKRQRVSGNTSRRGKSFNSKSGQRGSSSKSGKLKGDDLQAIKKELSQIKQKVDSLLESLEKIEKEQSKQGVEMKNDKSEEEQSSSSQKKDETNVKMESEGGADDSAEEGDLLDDDDNEDRGDDQLELIKDDEKEAEEGEDDRDSANGEDDS; the protein is encoded by the coding sequence ATGGCAAGCAATGTTACCAACAAGACAGATCCTCGCTCCATGAACTCCCGTGTATTCATTGGGAATCTCAATACTCTTGTGGTCAAGAAGTCTGATGTAGAGGCAATCTTCTCGAAGTATGGCAAAATTGTGGGCTGCTCTGTTCACAAGGGCTTTGCCTTTGTTCAGTACGTTAATGAGAGAAATGCCCGAGCTGCAGtagcaggagaggatggcagaATGATTGCTGGCCAGGTTTTAGATATTAATCTGGCTGCAGAGCCAAAAGTGAACCGAGGAAAAGCAGGTGTGAAACGATCTGCAGCGGAGATGTACGGGTCAGTACCAGAACACCCTTCTCCGTCCCCTCTACTCAGCTCCTCTTTTGACTTGGACTATGACTTTCAACGGGATTATTATGACAGGATGTACAGCTACCCAGCAcgtgttcctcctcctcctcctattgcTCGGGCTGTAGTGCCCTCTAAACGCCAGCGTGTATCAGGAAACACCTCAAGAAGGGGAAAAAGTTTCAATTCTAAGAGTGGACAACGAGGATCTTCTTCCAAGTCTGGAAAGTTGAAAGGAGATGACCTCCAGGCCATTAAGAAGGAGTTGTCTCAGATAAAACAAAAAGTGGATTCTCTGCTGGAAAGCctggaaaaaattgaaaaggaacaGAGCAAACAAGGAGTAGAGATGAAGAATGAtaagtcagaagaggagcagagcaGCAGCTCCCAGAAGAAAGATGAGACTAATGTGAAGATGGAGTCTGAGGGGGGTGCAGATGACTCTGCTGAGGAGGGGGACCTACtggatgatgatgataatgaagaTCGGGGGGATGACCAGCTGGAGTTGATCAAGGATGATGAAAAAGAGGCTGAGGAAGGAGAGGATGACAGAGACAGCGCCAATGGCGAGGATGACTCTTAA